A genomic stretch from Acidimicrobiales bacterium includes:
- a CDS encoding DUF1295 domain-containing protein yields the protein MSGHLDVMVGVAIAIAIVMVTTWIVSLPLRNASIVDIVWGAGFVMVAWVARVIGDGNVDRSNLLTAMVTIWGGRLTLYLWWRNHGKGEDFRYQSMRRRQGERFAVRSLVTVFGLQGVIMFIVSLPVQLAATPASPGIGWLAVVGVALWGVGLFFETVGDAQLARFKADPANAGTVMDRGLWRYTRHPNYFGDFCVWWGIFLVAAETSDARFGIIGPAVMSFMLLKVSGVAMLERGLMKRREGYADYVARTATFFPRPPRRLTTDV from the coding sequence ATGAGTGGACACCTCGACGTCATGGTCGGCGTCGCCATCGCCATCGCCATCGTGATGGTCACGACATGGATCGTGAGCCTGCCGCTGCGCAACGCCAGCATCGTCGACATCGTGTGGGGCGCCGGGTTCGTGATGGTGGCGTGGGTCGCCCGAGTCATCGGCGACGGCAACGTCGACCGGAGCAACCTGCTCACCGCCATGGTGACCATCTGGGGTGGACGGCTCACGCTGTATCTCTGGTGGCGAAACCACGGCAAGGGCGAGGACTTCCGCTACCAGTCGATGCGCCGACGCCAGGGCGAGCGCTTCGCGGTCCGGTCGCTGGTGACGGTGTTCGGCCTGCAGGGCGTCATCATGTTCATCGTGTCGCTCCCGGTGCAGCTCGCCGCCACGCCGGCGAGTCCCGGCATCGGTTGGCTCGCAGTCGTCGGTGTCGCGCTGTGGGGGGTCGGGCTCTTCTTCGAGACCGTCGGAGACGCCCAGTTGGCCCGGTTCAAGGCCGATCCCGCGAATGCCGGCACCGTCATGGACCGGGGTCTGTGGCGCTACACCCGGCATCCGAACTACTTCGGCGACTTCTGCGTCTGGTGGGGCATCTTCCTGGTCGCCGCCGAGACGTCCGACGCCCGATTCGGCATCATCGGCCCCGCCGTCATGAGCTTCATGCTGCTCAAGGTCTCCGGCGTCGCCATGCTCGAACGGGGCTTGATGAAGCGCCGAGAGGGCTACGCCGACTATGTGGCCCGCACCGCGACCTTCTTCCCTCGCCCCCCGAGGAGGCTGACCACCGATGTCTGA
- a CDS encoding inositol monophosphatase family protein encodes MSDRPPVDETLVATAVEIARAAGELTLGWFRTTALSVDHKADGSPVTAADLAAETLIREQLRDRFPADAVIGEEHQDTTGTSGRTWVIDPIDGTKAFTKGVPLYSNLLALVDEHGPAVGVINLPALGETVWAGRGRGAFLNGEPCRVSDQATLDGAYAMTSGFGYWPDDALRAVLRSPMVFRTWGDAYGYALVATGRAEAMIDPLANPWDVAPMAVIIPEAGGRYSTFDGDDGPDAWRTGSGVGTNGAVHDALLGLWR; translated from the coding sequence ATGTCTGATCGTCCCCCCGTCGACGAGACCCTCGTCGCCACTGCGGTCGAGATCGCCCGCGCCGCCGGCGAACTCACCCTGGGATGGTTCCGCACCACGGCCCTCTCCGTCGATCACAAGGCCGACGGATCACCGGTCACCGCCGCCGATCTCGCGGCCGAGACACTCATCCGCGAGCAACTCCGCGACCGCTTCCCCGCCGACGCCGTCATCGGGGAGGAACACCAGGACACCACGGGTACCAGCGGCCGGACCTGGGTCATCGATCCGATCGACGGCACCAAGGCCTTCACCAAGGGCGTCCCGCTCTACAGCAACCTCCTGGCCCTGGTCGACGAGCACGGCCCCGCCGTCGGCGTGATCAACCTCCCGGCGCTCGGCGAGACCGTGTGGGCCGGTCGGGGTCGTGGCGCGTTCCTCAACGGCGAACCGTGCCGGGTGAGCGACCAGGCGACCCTCGATGGCGCCTACGCGATGACCAGCGGATTCGGCTACTGGCCCGACGACGCGTTGCGGGCGGTGCTGCGCAGTCCGATGGTCTTTCGCACCTGGGGCGATGCCTACGGCTATGCCCTGGTCGCCACCGGGCGGGCCGAAGCGATGATCGACCCGCTCGCCAACCCCTGGGACGTCGCCCCGATGGCGGTGATCATCCCCGAGGCCGGGGGGCGCTACAGCACCTTCGACGGCGACGACGGACCCGACGCCTGGAGGACCGGATCGGGCGTGGGTACCAACGGTGCCGTCCACGATGCCCTTTTGGGGCTCTGGCGCTGA
- a CDS encoding DUF3105 domain-containing protein: MGRHAAVLSWVVMSLVLVATACGDGTSTGSSSLATTPEGGVTGAIELCLGESLPEPELLEVGVIRELPDNGNDHVFCPSYDQRPPASGDHFDVWQNCGFYSSPVQDQTAVHALEHGAVWISFSPDLPPDQIDAIEARLDGEEHLLAAPYPGLQNPIVMTAWTRQLALDEIDDPLFEEFIDTYQARRSPTAPEAGVSCGGAIGSPPADPDAGFQAIAEQVLGG, from the coding sequence ATGGGTCGCCACGCTGCCGTTTTGTCCTGGGTCGTCATGAGCCTGGTGCTGGTCGCCACGGCATGCGGCGACGGCACCTCGACCGGTTCGAGTTCTCTGGCGACGACGCCAGAGGGTGGGGTCACCGGGGCGATCGAGTTGTGTCTCGGCGAATCGTTGCCGGAACCGGAGCTGCTCGAGGTCGGCGTGATCCGCGAACTCCCCGACAACGGCAACGACCATGTGTTCTGTCCGAGCTACGACCAGCGGCCCCCGGCCAGCGGTGATCACTTCGATGTGTGGCAGAACTGTGGGTTCTACTCGTCGCCGGTCCAGGACCAGACAGCCGTCCACGCCCTCGAGCACGGCGCGGTGTGGATCTCGTTCTCGCCCGACCTCCCGCCGGATCAGATCGATGCCATCGAAGCTCGGCTCGACGGCGAAGAGCACCTGCTCGCCGCCCCGTATCCGGGGTTGCAGAACCCGATCGTGATGACGGCCTGGACCCGACAACTGGCCCTCGACGAGATCGACGATCCGCTCTTCGAAGAGTTCATCGACACCTATCAGGCCCGGCGTTCGCCGACCGCCCCGGAGGCGGGGGTGAGTTGCGGCGGGGCGATCGGTTCGCCACCCGCGGATCCCGATGCCGGGTTCCAGGCGATCGCCGAACAGGTTCTCGGCGGCTGA
- a CDS encoding FliA/WhiG family RNA polymerase sigma factor, producing the protein MDAELAELIEDNLPLVKHIVFQVAVHFPRHVDRDELARAGALGLVEAARRYDEDRGVPFERFAAQRIRGAILDAVRAADWAPRSVRNLARKLEGAEQRLATELGRVPTKEEMSDALGMSQSELNRLQDRMFRSVVLALEHETADDVEKDLTLVDVLVDESSIEPSAELETRELHGYLRDAISLLPERHRLVVVGYFLEGRTSQDLADFLGVTESRISQLRSESLLMLQEGIEAQYLSETPDPCDVTGRVARRKATYAKGISEASAFADRMEQINLIESDAPAILGLR; encoded by the coding sequence ATGGATGCCGAGCTGGCGGAGCTCATCGAGGACAACCTGCCCCTGGTGAAGCACATCGTCTTCCAGGTGGCGGTGCACTTCCCCCGCCACGTCGACCGTGACGAACTGGCTCGGGCCGGTGCGCTCGGTCTGGTCGAAGCCGCCCGCCGCTACGACGAGGACCGTGGCGTCCCCTTCGAACGATTCGCCGCCCAGCGCATCCGGGGGGCCATCCTCGATGCGGTCCGGGCCGCCGACTGGGCCCCGCGCTCGGTCCGCAACCTCGCCCGCAAGCTCGAAGGCGCCGAGCAGCGGCTCGCCACCGAACTCGGTCGGGTCCCGACCAAGGAAGAGATGTCCGATGCGCTCGGCATGAGCCAGAGCGAACTGAACCGACTGCAGGACCGGATGTTCCGCTCCGTCGTGCTGGCCCTCGAACACGAGACGGCCGACGATGTCGAGAAGGACCTGACCCTGGTCGACGTGCTCGTCGACGAGAGCTCGATCGAGCCCTCGGCCGAACTCGAGACCCGTGAGCTCCACGGCTATCTCCGTGATGCCATCTCGCTCCTGCCCGAGCGTCATCGCCTCGTCGTGGTGGGTTACTTCCTCGAGGGGCGTACCTCGCAGGATCTTGCCGACTTCCTCGGTGTCACCGAGTCCCGCATCAGCCAGCTCCGCTCGGAGTCGTTGCTGATGCTGCAGGAGGGCATCGAGGCCCAGTACCTGTCGGAGACCCCCGACCCGTGTGACGTCACCGGTCGGGTCGCCCGACGCAAGGCGACCTACGCCAAGGGCATCTCCGAAGCATCGGCCTTCGCCGATCGCATGGAACAGATCAACCTGATCGAATCCGACGCTCCCGCCATCCTCGGGTTGCGATAG
- a CDS encoding Gfo/Idh/MocA family oxidoreductase — translation MKVVIFGAGATGSRVARQLRSSGKVTCVEIRDQQEAKARQLVETLGSGAEYGEGRQIAGDTDAVVLATPPGSQAAVARRAVHRGVPVVATSNQMSEVRRLLTLDQEALHHGVPVVIGAGFMPGLTGLLARHGAAELDHVDEIHVAKVGTGGPACARQHHRALSSTGLDWRDGKWTRRAGGSGRELAYFPDPIGGRDCYRAGLPDALLLVPEFVGVERVTARQAATRRDRLTAPLPMLRPPHAEGGIGAVRVELRGRVGIERKVLVMGAVERPAVAAGAVAACTTLHVLAGAAAPGAYGLAGMADSLTLLRAVGDCGVRPMRFEGVTTFL, via the coding sequence ATGAAGGTCGTCATCTTCGGTGCCGGGGCCACGGGATCGCGTGTGGCCCGCCAGCTGCGTTCGAGTGGCAAGGTCACCTGTGTCGAGATCCGAGATCAGCAGGAAGCCAAGGCGCGCCAACTCGTCGAGACCCTGGGGAGTGGGGCGGAATACGGCGAAGGTCGCCAGATCGCCGGCGACACCGATGCGGTGGTCCTGGCGACACCGCCGGGATCGCAGGCCGCGGTCGCCCGTCGAGCCGTGCACCGGGGGGTCCCCGTGGTGGCGACCTCCAACCAGATGTCGGAGGTCCGACGCCTGCTGACCCTCGACCAGGAAGCACTGCACCACGGGGTACCCGTCGTGATCGGTGCCGGGTTCATGCCGGGGCTCACGGGTCTGCTCGCTCGCCATGGCGCCGCTGAACTCGATCATGTCGACGAGATCCATGTCGCGAAGGTCGGGACCGGCGGCCCGGCATGTGCGCGGCAGCATCATCGGGCACTGTCGTCGACCGGTCTCGATTGGCGGGACGGCAAGTGGACCCGCCGGGCCGGTGGCTCCGGCCGTGAGCTCGCGTACTTCCCGGACCCGATCGGTGGTCGTGACTGCTACAGGGCCGGGTTGCCCGATGCCCTGCTGCTGGTGCCGGAGTTCGTCGGGGTCGAGCGGGTCACTGCTCGCCAGGCCGCGACCCGAAGAGATCGGCTCACCGCGCCGCTGCCGATGTTGCGCCCACCCCACGCCGAGGGTGGCATCGGTGCGGTCCGGGTCGAGCTGCGAGGGCGTGTCGGTATCGAGCGCAAGGTGTTGGTGATGGGGGCGGTCGAGCGTCCGGCCGTCGCCGCCGGCGCGGTCGCTGCCTGCACCACCCTGCACGTGCTCGCCGGTGCTGCCGCTCCCGGGGCATACGGGTTGGCCGGGATGGCCGACTCGCTGACGCTGTTGCGGGCCGTCGGTGACTGCGGCGTGCGCCCGATGCGGTTCGAAGGCGTCACCACCTTCCTGTAG
- a CDS encoding DUF3566 domain-containing protein → MSELPESDDATFRLATGEELVMPGDDEFSSSTTRDNGRPAAAVPARGTAPRPSMRDRRTAGRLRARKVRRLVRHVEPWSVLKVSLIFYFCLWVILLIAGVILWSFAVGSGTVDNVENFVQELFALESFAFNADEIFRASAIGGLVLVVAGSGFTVLMAVLFNLISDITGGVRFTVVEEETARPRPKRTRPRHGASVRMAGGAGAREMPTAPPTLLEDGGRGELAGADDRPGGPDIPILPTAQGAQAGETSG, encoded by the coding sequence ATGAGCGAGCTCCCCGAATCCGACGACGCAACCTTCCGTCTCGCCACTGGCGAGGAGTTGGTCATGCCTGGCGACGACGAATTCTCGTCGTCCACGACCCGCGACAACGGCCGCCCGGCGGCGGCTGTGCCGGCCCGCGGCACCGCACCCCGACCGAGCATGCGCGACCGGCGCACCGCAGGGCGTCTGCGGGCCCGCAAGGTTCGACGGTTGGTGCGCCATGTCGAGCCGTGGTCGGTCCTCAAGGTCTCGCTGATCTTCTACTTCTGCCTGTGGGTGATCCTGCTGATCGCCGGCGTCATCTTGTGGAGCTTCGCGGTGGGATCGGGCACCGTCGACAATGTCGAGAACTTCGTCCAGGAGCTCTTCGCGCTCGAGAGTTTCGCGTTCAACGCCGACGAGATCTTCCGGGCCAGCGCCATCGGTGGGCTCGTCCTCGTGGTCGCCGGTTCCGGGTTCACGGTGCTGATGGCGGTGCTGTTCAACCTCATCAGCGACATCACCGGTGGTGTCCGCTTCACCGTGGTCGAGGAGGAGACCGCTCGTCCGCGACCCAAGCGGACCCGCCCCCGTCACGGTGCGAGCGTGCGAATGGCCGGAGGGGCGGGAGCCCGCGAGATGCCCACCGCGCCGCCGACCCTGCTGGAGGACGGCGGGCGCGGTGAACTGGCCGGGGCCGACGATCGACCGGGTGGTCCCGACATTCCGATTCTGCCGACGGCGCAGGGCGCGCAGGCGGGGGAAACCTCCGGCTGA
- a CDS encoding DUF3445 domain-containing protein produces MPLGLRDVVDHSPFPGTPFRWRMGVRNLAVENWLQIDDRRALDLLEKDLLSLRHPEQTFVARAGSEASAREVVDLVAESLAHHGHTLRTGARHPLDTAARSVQEDLCLLERDMGGDIPRWRLTAGSVCFPTRWDLRSKLGCTLTEIHAPVPGYAAQVGAHVDRFFDRMVPGALASRLNWSVVGEATRRLEPRDRQAPMVLPANPGTDLFVRIERQTLRRLVHHDAIVFGIRIHVWSLGQVAEDLPGSALAEMLDAMPLDVARYKDLDGLRGELAKWLRNRVE; encoded by the coding sequence GTGCCGCTCGGACTTCGCGACGTCGTGGACCATTCGCCGTTCCCGGGAACCCCTTTTCGGTGGCGGATGGGTGTCCGCAACCTGGCCGTCGAGAACTGGCTCCAGATCGACGATCGACGCGCACTCGACCTCCTCGAGAAGGATCTCCTGTCATTGCGTCACCCGGAGCAGACATTCGTCGCACGGGCCGGATCGGAAGCGTCGGCCCGGGAAGTCGTCGATCTGGTCGCCGAGTCGCTGGCGCACCATGGCCACACGCTCAGGACGGGGGCACGACACCCGCTCGACACCGCGGCCCGCAGTGTGCAGGAGGACCTGTGTCTGCTCGAGCGCGACATGGGAGGCGACATTCCGCGATGGAGGCTCACGGCCGGATCGGTCTGCTTTCCGACCCGCTGGGACCTGCGGTCGAAGCTCGGCTGCACGCTCACGGAGATCCACGCGCCGGTGCCCGGCTACGCGGCGCAGGTGGGCGCTCATGTCGATCGGTTCTTCGACCGGATGGTTCCGGGCGCACTGGCCAGCCGATTGAACTGGTCCGTGGTCGGTGAAGCGACCCGTCGACTCGAGCCGCGGGATCGTCAGGCCCCGATGGTGCTGCCCGCGAATCCCGGCACGGATCTCTTCGTCCGCATCGAACGACAGACCCTGCGTCGCCTCGTCCACCACGACGCGATCGTGTTCGGCATCCGCATCCACGTCTGGTCGCTGGGCCAGGTCGCGGAGGATCTTCCCGGGTCGGCCCTGGCGGAGATGCTCGACGCGATGCCGTTGGATGTCGCTCGCTACAAGGACCTCGATGGGCTTCGCGGCGAACTGGCGAAGTGGCTTCGCAACCGCGTCGAATGA
- a CDS encoding pilus assembly protein TadG-related protein → MGMRVHRDRGQALPLLLVALAVALIAVAVVARFGSITDEAARARTAADAAALAGVAEGRTAARQLAEANGGVLVDYVDEGSTVEVVVRVGTAAARARAEAQVEWVR, encoded by the coding sequence ATGGGAATGAGAGTTCATCGTGACCGGGGTCAGGCGTTGCCGTTGCTGTTGGTGGCGCTCGCCGTTGCGTTGATCGCGGTGGCCGTCGTGGCTCGATTCGGGTCGATCACCGACGAGGCGGCCAGGGCCCGTACCGCCGCGGACGCGGCAGCCCTGGCCGGGGTGGCCGAAGGCCGCACGGCGGCGCGGCAACTGGCCGAGGCCAACGGGGGAGTGCTCGTCGACTATGTCGACGAGGGCTCGACCGTCGAGGTCGTCGTCCGCGTCGGCACGGCCGCGGCGCGGGCGCGGGCCGAAGCGCAGGTCGAATGGGTGCGCTGA
- the gyrA gene encoding DNA gyrase subunit A yields the protein MSDTPPPPIDTDDTEHDDEHDGVTVIEIQEEMESSFLDYAMSVIISRALPDARDGLKPVHRRILWSMYDQGFRPDRAHVKCARVTGDVMARFHPHGDSAIYDALARMAQPFSLRHPLIDFHGNYGSPEDPPAAARYTECKLDQLAMQMLADIDENTVDFIDNYSGDFTEPAVLPARFPNLLVNGSQGIAVGMATNIPPHNLNEVCDAVTHLLENPDASIDDLMEFVRGPDFPTGGQILGRVGIESAYRTGRGSVKMRAATELQERGQRQAIVVTAFPYQVSAGAVARKISELVNAREIDGIADVNDESSGDDTRFVITLKRDANPEVVLNNLWKSTPLQTSFGVNMVALVGGVPRTLSLRDALVAYVDHQIEVITRRSEYRLDQAEKRLHIVEGLIKALDLIDEIITTIRASEDRGAAREALMLAPFEFSEVQANHILDMQLGRLTRLGRADLETEAGELRETIGGLQEILGDDAKLRTVIIDELGAIREKFGEERRSILEIDPGEFDIEDLIDDDPLVFTMSASGYVKTVPADEFKTQGRGGRGIAGTKLKDEDTLTHLIQTTAHSYLMFFSTRGRVYRLKAHQIPVASRQARGTAIVNLLPLQDDEKIQAIIDTRDYETNRYLFFATAKGRVKKTRFNAYDSSLRAGLIAIKLNDDDELVEVIPTNGMFDILLSSRFGQTIRFKEEQVREMGRNAAGVIGLKFKKTGDAVVACDIAREGATLLHITTMGYGGRTPVDDYPAKGRGGMGVVGIKISAEKGNVVGTLIVDDDDEILAMTSAGVLIRTRAEDISQQGRTASGVKVMSPDTDDAVASIALVRIETVADADAADGGDAADVVDVTDAETPPPQ from the coding sequence ATGAGTGACACACCGCCACCTCCCATCGACACCGACGACACCGAGCACGACGACGAACACGACGGCGTCACGGTGATCGAGATCCAGGAGGAGATGGAGAGCTCCTTCCTCGACTACGCGATGTCGGTCATCATCAGCCGGGCCCTGCCCGACGCCCGCGACGGGCTCAAGCCCGTACACCGTCGGATCCTGTGGTCGATGTACGACCAGGGGTTCCGGCCCGACCGGGCCCACGTGAAGTGTGCCCGCGTCACCGGCGACGTCATGGCCCGATTCCATCCCCATGGCGACAGCGCGATCTACGACGCGCTGGCTCGCATGGCCCAGCCGTTCTCGCTGCGGCATCCGCTGATCGACTTCCACGGCAACTACGGCTCTCCCGAGGATCCGCCGGCGGCCGCCCGCTACACCGAGTGCAAGCTCGACCAGTTGGCCATGCAGATGCTGGCCGACATCGACGAGAACACCGTCGACTTCATCGACAACTATTCAGGTGACTTCACCGAGCCGGCCGTGCTGCCTGCGCGCTTCCCCAACCTGCTCGTCAACGGCAGCCAGGGCATCGCGGTGGGTATGGCCACCAACATTCCGCCCCACAACCTCAACGAGGTCTGCGACGCGGTCACCCATCTGCTCGAGAACCCGGACGCATCGATCGACGATCTGATGGAGTTCGTGCGCGGCCCCGACTTCCCCACCGGCGGGCAGATTCTCGGTCGGGTCGGCATCGAGTCGGCCTACCGCACCGGTCGTGGTTCGGTGAAGATGCGTGCCGCCACCGAGCTCCAGGAGCGTGGCCAGCGTCAGGCGATCGTGGTCACGGCGTTCCCGTACCAGGTGTCCGCGGGTGCGGTCGCTCGCAAGATCTCCGAGCTCGTCAATGCCCGAGAGATCGACGGCATCGCCGACGTCAACGACGAATCGTCGGGTGACGACACCCGCTTCGTCATCACCCTGAAGCGCGACGCCAACCCCGAGGTGGTGCTCAACAACCTCTGGAAGAGCACCCCGCTGCAGACCAGCTTCGGTGTCAACATGGTGGCCCTGGTCGGTGGTGTGCCGCGCACGCTCAGTCTCCGTGACGCGTTGGTGGCCTACGTCGACCACCAGATCGAGGTCATCACCCGGCGATCCGAGTACCGCCTCGATCAGGCAGAGAAGCGCCTCCACATCGTCGAAGGCCTCATCAAGGCCCTCGACCTCATCGACGAGATCATCACCACGATCCGCGCGAGCGAGGACCGCGGTGCCGCCCGCGAGGCGCTGATGCTCGCCCCGTTCGAGTTCAGCGAGGTCCAGGCCAACCACATCCTCGACATGCAGCTGGGCCGTCTCACCCGTCTCGGTCGGGCCGATCTCGAGACCGAAGCGGGAGAGCTTCGCGAGACGATCGGCGGACTGCAGGAGATCCTCGGCGACGACGCGAAGTTGCGCACGGTCATCATCGACGAACTGGGTGCGATCCGCGAGAAGTTCGGCGAAGAACGTCGCTCGATTCTCGAGATCGATCCGGGCGAGTTCGACATCGAGGATCTGATCGACGACGACCCGCTCGTGTTCACGATGTCGGCGTCGGGCTACGTGAAGACGGTGCCCGCCGACGAGTTCAAGACCCAGGGGCGAGGTGGTCGTGGCATCGCGGGGACCAAGCTCAAGGACGAGGACACCCTCACCCATCTGATCCAGACCACCGCGCACTCGTATCTGATGTTCTTCTCCACGCGGGGTCGGGTCTATCGACTCAAGGCCCACCAGATACCCGTGGCGTCCCGTCAGGCCCGCGGTACGGCCATCGTCAACCTCCTGCCGTTGCAGGACGACGAGAAGATCCAGGCGATCATCGACACGCGCGACTACGAGACGAACCGCTATCTCTTCTTCGCCACGGCCAAGGGACGGGTCAAGAAGACCCGGTTCAACGCCTACGACTCGTCGTTGCGAGCCGGCCTGATCGCCATCAAGCTCAACGACGACGACGAACTGGTCGAGGTCATTCCGACCAACGGCATGTTCGACATCTTGCTCTCCTCGCGATTCGGACAGACCATTCGCTTCAAGGAGGAACAGGTCCGCGAGATGGGCCGCAACGCAGCCGGCGTGATCGGTCTCAAGTTCAAGAAGACCGGCGACGCGGTGGTGGCGTGCGACATCGCCCGCGAAGGCGCGACCCTGCTCCACATCACCACCATGGGCTATGGCGGGCGGACACCGGTCGACGATTATCCCGCCAAGGGTCGAGGTGGCATGGGTGTCGTGGGTATCAAGATCAGTGCGGAGAAGGGCAATGTCGTCGGAACCCTCATCGTCGACGACGACGACGAGATCCTCGCGATGACCTCTGCGGGTGTGCTGATTCGCACGCGGGCCGAGGACATCTCGCAACAGGGCCGCACCGCCAGCGGGGTCAAGGTGATGAGCCCCGACACCGACGATGCGGTGGCCTCGATCGCCCTCGTGCGCATCGAAACAGTTGCTGACGCCGACGCTGCCGACGGCGGAGATGCGGCCGATGTCGTCGATGTGACCGACGCGGAGACGCCGCCGCCGCAATAG
- a CDS encoding DNA topoisomerase subunit B, whose product MSTVDEAGDGSDEGVTPSVETDDGPEETGNELTTTSESSYGASDITVLEGLEAVRKRPGMYIGSTGPTGLHHLVWEVVDNSVDEAMAGHCTRIDVSILEDGACEVRDDGRGIPVDKHPKYEDLSAAEVVLTVLHAGGKFGGEGYKVSGGLHGVGISVVNALSRRVEVEIDRDGTRHAMSFADGGDLRDRLAPIGASPLVDGVARTGTTTRFWPDPTIFDEVEFRFQTLLERFQMMAFLNRGLEIRARDLRPTSTVETDDPDGWIRFKYDGGIIDFVSHVNASKEALFALVGYFHGEEIIDGNAHEVEIAFQWNTGFNSDGLHSFANGISTIEGGMHEQGFRTALTRTVNAYAREKGFLKEKDENLQGEDIREGLTAIISVRIGDPQFEGQTKSKLGNVSMRSLVERVTNERLADWLEEHPAEAKVVLTKATNAARARVAASDARKAIRSKSLLDGAGMPDKLKDCSAKDPARRELFIVEGDSAGGSAVRARDPETQAILPIRGKILNVERARVDKMLKNNEVQTLITAIGAGFADDFDVTAARYHKVILLADADVDGSHIRTLLLTFFFRQMRPLVEAGYVYIAQPPLYSTKVSNKETVYLKDDAAKDRFLAERPNYSKDFQRLKGLGEMDWDELRDTTMDVGSRSLLQVSVEQAAIADEVMSILMGDDVEQRKNFIVTNAREVRNLDF is encoded by the coding sequence GTGAGCACGGTCGACGAGGCCGGCGACGGGTCCGACGAGGGTGTCACACCCTCGGTGGAGACTGACGACGGTCCAGAGGAAACGGGGAACGAATTGACCACCACGAGTGAGTCGTCCTACGGCGCGTCCGACATCACAGTGCTCGAGGGGCTCGAAGCCGTGCGCAAGCGGCCGGGCATGTACATCGGTTCCACCGGCCCGACCGGTCTGCACCATCTGGTGTGGGAGGTCGTCGACAACTCCGTCGACGAGGCGATGGCCGGCCACTGCACGCGGATCGACGTGTCGATCCTCGAAGACGGCGCCTGCGAGGTCCGAGACGACGGTCGTGGCATCCCGGTCGACAAGCACCCGAAATACGAGGACCTGTCCGCGGCCGAGGTCGTGTTGACCGTGCTCCACGCCGGCGGCAAGTTCGGCGGTGAGGGCTACAAGGTGTCCGGTGGTCTGCACGGCGTGGGCATCTCGGTGGTCAACGCGCTGTCGAGGCGGGTCGAGGTCGAGATCGATCGCGACGGCACGCGTCATGCCATGTCGTTCGCCGACGGCGGTGATCTGCGTGACCGGCTGGCACCGATCGGTGCGTCACCACTGGTCGACGGGGTTGCCCGCACCGGCACCACCACCCGGTTCTGGCCCGATCCGACGATCTTCGACGAGGTCGAGTTCCGCTTCCAGACCCTGCTCGAGCGCTTCCAGATGATGGCCTTCCTCAATCGGGGGCTCGAGATCCGGGCGCGCGATCTGCGCCCGACCTCCACCGTCGAGACCGACGACCCGGACGGATGGATCCGCTTCAAGTACGACGGCGGCATCATCGACTTCGTCAGCCACGTCAACGCCTCGAAGGAAGCCCTGTTCGCCCTGGTCGGCTACTTCCACGGCGAGGAGATCATCGACGGCAACGCCCACGAGGTCGAGATCGCCTTCCAGTGGAACACCGGCTTCAACTCCGACGGTCTCCACAGCTTCGCCAACGGCATCTCGACCATCGAGGGAGGGATGCACGAACAGGGGTTCCGCACCGCCCTCACCCGCACGGTCAACGCCTACGCGCGCGAGAAGGGCTTCCTCAAGGAAAAGGACGAGAACCTCCAGGGTGAAGACATCCGCGAGGGGCTCACGGCGATCATCTCGGTGCGGATCGGTGATCCTCAGTTCGAAGGCCAGACCAAGTCGAAGCTGGGCAACGTCTCGATGCGATCGCTCGTCGAGCGGGTGACCAACGAGCGACTCGCCGACTGGCTCGAGGAGCATCCGGCCGAAGCGAAGGTCGTCCTCACCAAGGCCACCAACGCGGCCCGAGCACGCGTCGCGGCGTCCGATGCCCGCAAGGCGATCCGATCCAAGTCCCTGCTCGACGGTGCCGGCATGCCCGACAAGCTCAAGGACTGTTCGGCCAAGGATCCGGCCCGTCGGGAACTGTTCATCGTCGAGGGCGATTCGGCCGGTGGCTCCGCGGTGCGGGCTCGCGATCCCGAGACCCAGGCGATCCTGCCGATCCGCGGCAAGATCCTGAATGTCGAACGGGCCCGGGTCGACAAGATGTTGAAGAACAACGAGGTGCAGACCCTCATCACGGCGATCGGGGCCGGGTTCGCCGACGACTTCGATGTCACCGCGGCTCGCTACCACAAGGTCATCCTGCTGGCCGACGCCGATGTCGACGGCAGCCACATCCGCACGCTGCTGCTCACCTTCTTCTTCCGTCAGATGCGACCCCTGGTCGAGGCCGGCTACGTCTACATCGCCCAGCCGCCGCTCTACAGCACGAAGGTCTCCAACAAGGAGACCGTCTATCTCAAAGACGATGCCGCCAAGGACCGGTTCCTGGCCGAGCGTCCGAACTACTCCAAGGACTTCCAGCGTCTCAAGGGTCTGGGTGAGATGGACTGGGACGAGCTGCGCGACACGACCATGGATGTGGGCTCGCGCTCGCTGTTGCAGGTGTCGGTCGAGCAGGCCGCGATCGCCGACGAGGTGATGTCGATCCTCATGGGCGACGACGTCGAACAACGAAAGAACTTCATCGTGACCAATGCCCGCGAGGTCAGGAACCTGGACTTCTGA